A single region of the Arthrobacter sp. V1I7 genome encodes:
- a CDS encoding ABC transporter permease: MTTLIEAPPTDADGLLPSKKKKSGGGLGQYLVIRFFLIFPTILILVTMVFFLMRITGDPITAALGGRLPPEQLQERITAAGYDRPIFVQYFEYLGQLITGNFGTTLSDNRQVSEMLATYGAATLELTINALVIALLVGIPLGMIAAHRRDKAPDAVLRIFAILCYATPVFFAGLLFKLTFSVWLGWLPVAGRAKTSTELALTSLQAPSGVYWLDALRSGNMAALGDVMAHAVLPALALGLLTAGIFLRLVRTNVIGTLGRDYVEAGRSRGVSEFRLVTKHAYKPALIPIITVMGLQIAVLLGGAVLTETTFEWKGLGFQLVNYLTARDFVAVQGIVVLLAVIVAVTNFIVDILAALIDPRVRY; this comes from the coding sequence ATGACAACACTTATCGAGGCGCCGCCAACAGACGCCGACGGCCTCCTGCCGTCAAAGAAGAAGAAGTCCGGCGGGGGACTGGGCCAATATCTCGTGATCAGGTTCTTCCTGATCTTCCCGACGATTCTCATCCTCGTCACCATGGTGTTCTTCCTGATGCGCATCACCGGCGATCCCATCACCGCGGCCCTGGGCGGCCGGCTCCCGCCGGAGCAGCTCCAGGAGCGGATCACGGCCGCCGGCTACGACCGGCCCATCTTCGTGCAGTACTTCGAATACCTCGGCCAGCTCATCACCGGAAACTTTGGCACCACGCTCTCCGACAACCGCCAGGTCTCCGAAATGCTCGCCACCTACGGCGCCGCCACCCTGGAACTGACCATCAACGCCCTGGTGATAGCCCTGCTCGTGGGGATCCCGCTGGGCATGATCGCCGCGCACCGGCGCGACAAGGCTCCGGATGCCGTGCTGCGCATCTTTGCCATCCTCTGCTACGCCACGCCGGTCTTTTTCGCCGGGCTCCTCTTCAAGCTGACCTTCTCGGTGTGGTTGGGCTGGCTCCCGGTCGCCGGACGCGCGAAAACTTCCACCGAACTCGCCCTGACCTCCCTCCAGGCGCCGAGCGGGGTTTATTGGCTCGACGCGCTCCGCAGCGGGAACATGGCCGCCTTGGGCGATGTGATGGCCCACGCCGTGCTGCCCGCCCTCGCGCTTGGCCTGCTGACCGCCGGCATCTTCCTGCGCCTGGTCCGGACCAACGTGATCGGAACCCTCGGCAGGGACTACGTCGAGGCCGGCCGCTCCCGCGGGGTGAGCGAATTCCGCCTCGTCACCAAGCACGCCTACAAGCCGGCACTGATTCCCATCATCACCGTGATGGGGCTGCAGATCGCCGTGCTGTTGGGCGGGGCGGTGCTGACCGAGACCACGTTCGAGTGGAAGGGGCTGGGCTTCCAGCTGGTCAACTACCTTACGGCACGCGACTTCGTGGCGGTCCAGGGGATTGTGGTCCTCCTCGCCGTGATCGTGGCCGTGACCAACTTCATCGTGGATATTCTCGCCGCGCTGATCGACCCCCGCGTGAGGTACTGA
- a CDS encoding ABC transporter ATP-binding protein, translating into MTTNIDAHGRGAGPVLEIDHLKVTFATDAGDVYAVKDVSLEVNPGEVVAIVGESGSGKTVTAKTILGLLPETALSSGAVLINGNNVISVSPSKLREIRGRDVAMVFQEPSTALNPVFTVGWQIAEGIRAHAGHGGTGRVNARDAKARAIEALRKVGIPDPETRVNYYPHQFSGGQKQRVVIAAALALNPGLIVADEPTTALDVTVQAEILELLRDLRDRYGTSIVLITHNMGVVADLADRVVVMYQGDVVEEASARTLFAEPRQDYTRKLLAAVPHLGRNSASEGLVERAHQGGKVLVEARDLRIEYPGRLGSPAFKAVDGVDFTLSEGEVFGLVGESGSGKTTIGRAIAGLNKTTGGSLLVLDYEMLHLKERTFKPLRKEIGFVFQDPAASFNPQLTIGDCIAEPLIIHSKPTPAQARQRTRELLESVQLPASYAERYPHELSGGQRQRASLARALILNPKLLIADEPTSALDVSVQAKVLELFKEIQTEFGFACLFISHDLAVVDILSPWVGVLYKGRMVEQGLGNQVMGNPQHGYTRKLIASLPVPDPDEQARRRAEFRAVLHG; encoded by the coding sequence ATGACCACCAATATCGACGCACACGGCCGCGGCGCCGGGCCCGTCCTGGAGATCGACCACCTCAAGGTCACCTTCGCCACCGACGCCGGGGACGTGTATGCAGTCAAGGACGTCAGCCTGGAGGTCAATCCCGGCGAGGTGGTGGCCATTGTCGGCGAATCCGGCTCAGGCAAAACCGTCACCGCGAAGACGATCCTTGGACTGCTGCCGGAAACGGCGCTCAGCTCCGGAGCGGTACTGATCAACGGCAACAACGTGATCAGCGTCAGCCCGTCAAAACTCCGGGAGATCCGCGGCCGCGACGTCGCCATGGTCTTCCAGGAGCCGTCCACCGCCCTCAACCCGGTCTTCACGGTCGGCTGGCAGATCGCCGAAGGCATCCGCGCCCACGCGGGTCACGGCGGAACCGGGCGGGTCAATGCCAGGGACGCCAAGGCGCGTGCCATCGAGGCCCTCCGCAAGGTCGGCATCCCGGATCCGGAAACCCGGGTCAACTACTATCCGCACCAGTTTTCCGGCGGGCAGAAACAACGCGTCGTGATCGCGGCGGCGCTGGCCCTGAACCCGGGGCTCATCGTCGCTGATGAGCCCACCACCGCCCTGGATGTCACCGTCCAGGCGGAGATCCTGGAGCTGCTGCGTGATCTCCGCGACCGGTACGGCACGTCGATCGTGCTCATTACGCACAACATGGGCGTGGTGGCCGACCTCGCAGACCGCGTGGTCGTGATGTACCAGGGCGACGTTGTCGAAGAGGCAAGCGCCCGGACCCTCTTTGCGGAGCCCCGGCAGGACTACACCAGGAAACTGCTGGCCGCGGTCCCGCACCTCGGCAGGAACTCGGCCTCGGAAGGCCTTGTCGAGCGTGCCCACCAGGGCGGGAAGGTCCTGGTCGAGGCCAGGGATCTGCGCATCGAATACCCCGGCCGGCTGGGCAGCCCGGCGTTCAAGGCCGTCGACGGCGTGGACTTCACGCTCTCCGAGGGTGAAGTGTTCGGCCTGGTGGGTGAGTCCGGCTCCGGCAAGACGACCATCGGCCGGGCCATTGCCGGGCTCAACAAAACCACGGGCGGCAGCCTGTTGGTGCTCGACTACGAGATGCTCCACCTCAAGGAGCGCACCTTCAAGCCGCTGCGCAAGGAGATCGGCTTCGTGTTCCAGGACCCGGCCGCGTCCTTCAACCCGCAGCTGACAATTGGCGACTGCATCGCGGAACCGCTCATCATCCACAGCAAGCCGACCCCGGCGCAGGCCCGCCAGCGGACCCGTGAGCTGCTGGAATCCGTGCAGCTGCCGGCGTCGTACGCCGAGCGGTACCCGCACGAACTCTCCGGCGGCCAGCGGCAGCGGGCCTCGCTGGCGCGTGCGCTGATCCTGAACCCGAAGCTGCTGATCGCCGACGAACCCACGTCGGCCCTGGACGTGTCCGTCCAGGCGAAGGTGCTGGAGCTGTTCAAGGAGATCCAGACCGAGTTCGGATTTGCCTGCCTGTTCATCAGCCACGACCTTGCCGTGGTGGACATCCTGTCCCCCTGGGTGGGAGTGCTTTACAAGGGCAGGATGGTGGAGCAGGGGCTTGGGAACCAGGTGATGGGCAACCCGCAGCACGGCTACACCCGGAAGCTCATCGCATCCCTGCCCGTTCCGGACCCCGATGAGCAGGCCCGGCGCCGGGCGGAGTTCCGCGCCGTACTGCACGGCTGA
- a CDS encoding chorismate mutase: MTEQNQTHPDADSYDPGASSLAGQVDPAVMAELLSIRSSIDNIDATLVYLLAERFKATQKVGFLKAAHKLPAGDPGRESAQIARLRRLAAEAHLDPAFAEKFLNFIIGEVIRHHEAIAEDHEAAQSHGSGRTAPAGPTVSADA, from the coding sequence ATGACCGAGCAGAACCAGACTCATCCCGATGCCGATTCCTATGATCCTGGGGCCAGTTCCCTGGCCGGCCAGGTGGATCCCGCGGTGATGGCGGAACTGTTGTCGATCCGCTCCAGCATCGACAACATCGATGCCACCCTCGTGTACCTGCTGGCGGAACGGTTCAAGGCGACCCAGAAAGTCGGCTTCCTCAAGGCCGCGCACAAGCTTCCCGCAGGGGACCCGGGCCGCGAGAGCGCCCAGATCGCCCGGCTGCGACGGCTCGCCGCCGAGGCGCACCTGGACCCTGCCTTCGCCGAAAAATTCCTGAACTTCATCATCGGCGAGGTCATCCGCCACCACGAAGCGATCGCGGAAGACCATGAGGCGGCCCAGTCGCACGGTTCCGGCCGCACCGCTCCCGCCGGTCCCACGGTTTCCGCGGATGCCTGA
- a CDS encoding ABC transporter permease: protein MSIEPAIAAGNRRAPWYRRLPVVSHFTKSVGLQRGMLVAGLVLTAAFLLTAIFAPLIAPYGFSQISDADGSFPAQEAPGGKHLWGTTVGGYDVFSRVVWGAQTAALVIVVAVVMSIFIGVILGLVSGYIGGWLDRIVVVIADAIYAFPPLLVAIVMAIAISGGRSSLWGGILAAAFSITVVFIPQYLRVIRAETIRLKAEPFVESAKVVGASNIRIMSRHIFKNATRTLPLIFTLNASEAILTLAGLGFLGFGIEPTSAAEWGFDLNKALADTTSGIWWTGVFPGLAIVLTVLGLTLVGESINDLNDPRLRGRKSASAGKAAMAASEAEVGSS from the coding sequence ATGAGCATCGAACCCGCCATTGCGGCCGGGAACCGCCGCGCACCGTGGTACCGCCGGCTGCCGGTCGTGTCGCACTTCACCAAGAGCGTGGGCCTGCAGCGGGGCATGCTCGTGGCCGGGCTCGTCCTGACCGCGGCCTTCCTGCTGACCGCGATCTTCGCGCCCCTGATCGCGCCGTACGGGTTTTCCCAGATTTCCGACGCCGACGGCAGCTTCCCGGCGCAGGAGGCCCCCGGCGGCAAGCACCTCTGGGGCACCACCGTCGGCGGCTACGACGTCTTCTCCCGGGTCGTCTGGGGGGCGCAGACCGCCGCCCTGGTGATCGTCGTCGCCGTGGTCATGTCGATCTTCATCGGCGTCATCCTGGGCCTGGTCAGCGGCTACATCGGCGGCTGGCTGGACCGGATCGTCGTCGTGATCGCCGACGCCATCTACGCCTTCCCGCCCCTGCTCGTCGCCATCGTGATGGCGATCGCCATCAGCGGCGGCAGGTCCAGCCTCTGGGGCGGCATCCTCGCGGCGGCGTTTTCCATCACCGTCGTCTTCATCCCGCAGTACCTCCGCGTCATCCGGGCCGAGACCATCCGGCTCAAGGCGGAACCGTTCGTGGAATCGGCGAAGGTCGTGGGCGCCTCCAACATCCGCATCATGAGCCGCCACATCTTCAAAAACGCCACACGGACGCTGCCACTGATCTTCACGCTCAATGCCTCGGAGGCCATCCTGACGCTCGCCGGTCTGGGCTTCCTCGGCTTCGGCATCGAACCGACCTCTGCCGCCGAGTGGGGCTTCGACCTCAACAAGGCTCTTGCTGACACCACCTCCGGCATCTGGTGGACGGGCGTGTTCCCCGGCCTGGCGATTGTGCTCACCGTCCTGGGACTGACGCTGGTCGGGGAAAGCATCAACGACCTCAACGATCCCCGTCTGCGCGGCCGGAAGAGTGCCTCCGCCGGCAAAGCCGCCATGGCGGCCAGCGAAGCAGAAGTGGGAAGTTCATGA